The region TTTTCACGTCTTCAAAAAATTTGTCTACATCAGCCTGGTCCTCAATGTCAAAATACTCGTAGAACTTTTCAGAAAGCTTGAGCCGATACGACCTTCCTTCCGGCACTTTCGTAACGAAACCGAACTTGACAAGCTCAGCAATGTGCTCGTACGCTCCAGAACCACGAATCTTTACCACATCCGCCTGAAGCGGGTTTTTCTGATACGCAATTACTGCCAACGTCTCCATGATGGGCATAGCGAGTTCCGTGTCAGCAACGATTTGCTGAACGAGTGAGAGGTACGCCTCGCGAACGTTCATCTTCCAAGCGCCGTTCTCCTCAAAAAACGTGAGCGCGCTGCCTCGCTCATCATACTCTTGCTTGAGCTGGGCCAACGCCTGGTTGAGCTCGCCAATGTCAGCGCCGGTCAAGCTCGAGAGTTGATCGACCTTCATTGGTTTTCCAGAAGCAAACAAGAGCGCCTCGACCTTCTGCTTCAGGGGCAAATGATCGCTAGAGGGTTGATTGCGAGAAGGCGACGGGCTTGGCTCCTTCAACGCCTCATGCAGGGCTTCAGCTGAACCAGCGTTTTTTTCTTCTTCCACCGTTCTTGCGTTGCACAAGTGCCAAATATTTAAAGGTTTTGAGAACAAAACCCTTTTTTTTCCATATTGAAATCATTTTGTGGGTGAAGCCAAACACCCACTCCCCCGGTCCCGGCTTCACACACTTCTTTCAAAGACGCAAAAAGAACAAAACTTTAAAAGAAAGAACCAAAGAAACACAAAAAAAAACAAGCCACAAAAACCCCGCTGCACAATGCCCCTTCTCAACGACCCCCTCATCCTTACTATCCTCAGCATCACCCTCGTTAGCCTCATCTCGTTCATCGGCGCCATCACGCTCGCACTCACAACTAAAACACAACAAGCAATCACCATCTACCTCGTCTCCTTTGCAGCAGGCACCCTCTTAGGCGACGCCTTCCTCCACATCCTCCCAGAACTAGGAAGCCTCAACACCGAACTCTCAACAGGCATTCTCATCCTCGCAGGCATCCTTGCAAGCCTCATCCTTGAACGCTACCTTCACTGGCAACACTGCCATAAACACACAGACCTCGCCCACGCCCACCCCTTCGCCTACATCAACCTCGCCGGTGACGCAATACATAACTTCATCGATGGCGTCATCATCGCAAGCAGTTACCTCGTCAGCACCAGCGTTGGGGTAGCAACAACCCTCGCAGTTATCGCCCACGAGATACCCCAAGAACTCGGCGACTTCGCCATCCTCATTCATGGAGGGTTTCGAAAAGGAAAAGCCCTCCTCTTCAACTTCCTCACCGCGACAACCGCCTTCCTCGGCGCCATCGCCGCCCTCCTCCTCACTACTATCGCCGAAAGCGCCACACCCTACCTCCTCGCCTTCGCTGCAGGAAACTTCATCTACATAGCATGTACAGACCTCATCCCCGAACTCCACAAAGACGCGTGCGAAGCCAAACCAAAACAAGCAACACTCGCAGCCTTCCTCCTCGGCATCTTCGTCATGCTCGCCCTCAAGCTAACACTAGGATAACCGGCCAAAACCAACTAAAAAAATAATCTAACGAAAAATAATCTAACTCACCCGCAAGAGCTTTCTGAGCACCAAGCTCAACACAAGAGAAAACAAAATATACGTTCCCAACCAGCCAGGACGCCACCCGAACAAGCTTACCGACCCCAACGGCTTTACAGGCTCGTACCCAATCTGAATCTCACGAAGAACACTCCCTTTCACCTTCACCCGGGGAGGAGCGTACTCCCTCCCTTCAGAAATGACCACTTCCGCCCCGTGCTCTTCAAAGAACGCGCCGGAACCGAATTTTACCTTCAACGAATACTCCCCCACGTCACCTGCCAACTTCCACGTAGCAACGGAAACGCCGTCTTCTTCAACAAGCGGAACGGTCAGCGGCGACTCGTTTCGCAACGGAGGAGACGAGGACAACGTCACGTCCCCCTCGAGACCGTCACTAAAAATCGCCCGCACCTCAAACACGTCCCCCGGACCAATAGGAAGATAAGCAAAATGTGCATTCAACCAACCGAAAATGATGATGATCGGGATCATGGTAAATAACGTCGGACGAAACGAGTGGCG is a window of Candidatus Woesearchaeota archaeon DNA encoding:
- the scpB gene encoding SMC-Scp complex subunit ScpB, which gives rise to MCNARTVEEEKNAGSAEALHEALKEPSPSPSRNQPSSDHLPLKQKVEALLFASGKPMKVDQLSSLTGADIGELNQALAQLKQEYDERGSALTFFEENGAWKMNVREAYLSLVQQIVADTELAMPIMETLAVIAYQKNPLQADVVKIRGSGAYEHIAELVKFGFVTKVPEGRSYRLKLSEKFYEYFDIEDQADVDKFFEDVKKPEPPPPQEEASPLPEPAQVKQALEKIEISPEQKKEQEVFLQEIEQKIASVREKNDELERDALFEREKVLPAGSEEANPPEQEGVKLEEGAEQKEASIFTGEPTLLEPLSKDVEEEIEAEEERLTKEQQQTETEDDAILPEAAPLVVPQSDGAGEEDAKKEANVGTVTKHEGAQGAESKQERGKDES
- a CDS encoding ZIP family metal transporter, encoding MPLLNDPLILTILSITLVSLISFIGAITLALTTKTQQAITIYLVSFAAGTLLGDAFLHILPELGSLNTELSTGILILAGILASLILERYLHWQHCHKHTDLAHAHPFAYINLAGDAIHNFIDGVIIASSYLVSTSVGVATTLAVIAHEIPQELGDFAILIHGGFRKGKALLFNFLTATTAFLGAIAALLLTTIAESATPYLLAFAAGNFIYIACTDLIPELHKDACEAKPKQATLAAFLLGIFVMLALKLTLG
- a CDS encoding DUF106 domain-containing protein, translating into MVLDFLLDPLLGPLLLLPPWLGILIIASVISVLVTVAYKYLTDQERMRTLKAEMKQLQQDMKRFKDDPKKLMEVQSKLMPKNLEYMRHSFRPTLFTMIPIIIIFGWLNAHFAYLPIGPGDVFEVRAIFSDGLEGDVTLSSSPPLRNESPLTVPLVEEDGVSVATWKLAGDVGEYSLKVKFGSGAFFEEHGAEVVISEGREYAPPRVKVKGSVLREIQIGYEPVKPLGSVSLFGWRPGWLGTYILFSLVLSLVLRKLLRVS